In Zonotrichia albicollis isolate bZonAlb1 chromosome 9, bZonAlb1.hap1, whole genome shotgun sequence, the DNA window CTGTTCATTAACAATCACTTCCCAGATAACAGTAACTGGCAGCTCCTTAAGCCCACGCTGACGCTGAAGGAGTTCGAGAACAACATGCTGCACAACAGCAACTTCTACACGCTGGGGCTGCTGGCCGCGCGCCCGGACACCCCGATCATCCGAACAGGTAACGGAGAGGCCACAGAGCATCTGCCCTCATGTGCATCTGCCCACACCCAACACACACCACTGTGCACCTCTTCAGGCAATACTGAGCCAGTCCAGCAGCTCTTTTAACATAAAATCCCTCAGGTGCCACAACTGAACAAGGTGCACATTTAAAACCCCCTCCCTTGGATTTTTCAAGAGCTGCAGGAGTTTAACTGGATGGCTAATTAGTGAATGCTAAAAACAGAGTTAAAACTTATGGACATCAACATTTTAGGATGTAATGAAGACTTCAAGCTGTTTGGGAACAGGCTCACAGGGAGGTAGATTAATCTCATATCTACATACTGGAGAGTTCCTGCAATTTgaagctcctgggagctgctaCTGGGTTGGCAATCAGGTCTAATCACCTCTAATTCAGCCCTTCATGATCACAGAATTCCataatggtttgagttggaaggaaccttaaagctcATTTCATCCCAATCCCCCACCATGGACAGGGACCCCTtctactagaccaggttgccccaaaccccatccaatctggcctGATGGTACTTTCATTTATATTGCACACAGGCTTTCATATTCCAGCAGACCACAGCTCCATGTAAGGGTGTATCAGAACAGGATAAATGCACATCTCCCAAACAAAGGCCACTCTCATTCTTTCTGAGGGACACTGGTCTAAGCAGACAGATGACAAGATGTGACCTGCCAGTTACAGCTCTTGGTTTTACTTCTAGAGAAACCTACTGGGCCAGATTAACCTTCCCAGACCAGGGGGTACATTAGGGTTAAAAACTGTACTGGCACTCCTATGCAGCCTCTTTTCTTTTGTATTCCCCAGTAAATGGAAAAGCCTCTGTGTCCGTGGACTGCCGTTCTGGCacgttatttatgtttaagctgaAGGGAACAGATGAACACGGTTTGATGACTTTGAAAAAACACGGAATGGAGCTGGATATCTACCCACAGAAGACAGGGAGCCACAAGCTGGAGATCTTTGCCAAGCCCTCCAAGGCTGAGGCTGCGGATGATGTCTACAAGTGCGTGCTGGAGTACGTGGTGGAGTGCGAGTCCGTGGACAAGGCCATGCGCTTCCCCAAGGAGCTGCACCAGCCCGTGGGGCCCAGCTGGTTCTCGGAGCGCCAGGGCTTCCTGCGGCCATCCCACAGCCAGCCCATCCTGCACACCAACGACGGGCGCTGCTCTCTCACCTTCACCCTGAGCAAGGACATCAGCGTGCTGACCTCGCTGCACGCCgacggcagcagcagcctcagcgaGGACATGGGCAGGCGGCACGTGCTGCAGATCCACCGCAGGAACCAGATCGAGCTCAAGGTCCATCTCCCGCACGCAGGCAACTTCGTGCTCAAAATCTACTCCAAGAAGAAGTCGGACCCTGGTAATTATGATTACATCTTCAACTACCTCATCAGGTGCCTGAACACAGAGGTGAAGTGGCCAGCCTTCCCCCAGAGCTTCAGCAAGTGGCTGCAAGACTACGAGATCCTAGAGCCGCTCTCGGGGCTGCTGCCGGCCAACCGCAACGTGCAGTTCAAACTCAAAATGCACGGCATCGCCAAGGTGCTGGTCCAGGCTGAGAACATGTACCCCCTCACCCAGAACAAGGGCTGCTGGGAGGGAACCTGCAACACCTCAGGGTGCAAAGAGGTCTTTGTGATGGTGCACGAGAACGCCAACCACAACTACTACTCGCAAGTCCTCAAATATGAAGTTGAGACCCAGTAACACCCACTCCTTGTTCTTTCACTCACCTGCATGAACCGACCTCCCCAACACgccccaaaccagcacagctTTAGGAGATTGCTCATTCTCTCAACTCAATCTGTTCTTTCAACAAATGCAGGACAACACTTGCAGGCTTTTGCCAGACTGCAGGCTCAAAGATGGTCAAGGAAGCAGAAAATCCTGTTAAAAAAAGGAGCAGCGGCGGAAGACATGAAATAAAACCATCACCTACATTTCAGTAACACTGTCCAGACAAATATTTAGAAGAAAACAACTGACTGTCTGCAGGGCATTCTGTGCCAGCAGGAATTGCTGGTTTCCAAGTTATGGACCATAAGAAAAGTCTTATGAGGGCTACTCCAAGAATTCACCTAGTTGTGGGGCAGGATGAAGAATGTGTACCCTGGTTTTGAGCAGCAACATTGGACATGAGGAACTTCAGGATATTTAAACCAACTTTCATTATAACTGTAGTCAAGTTGCAAAATACATCCAAGGAGAGAGAAGAGTTAGGAAGAAGATACAACATGAAGTTTCCTTGGGCACTTCACTGTCTTACAGATTTCAATAATActggaaaaatactttttacaCTGACTCTTAAGTACAATAAACAAAatcatttttacctttttataTTAGAGTATTGTAGAGACTTTTTCTGCTGTAATTATATCCAAAGCATATAGGTGTTTCCATAAGGAAAATTACAGTAAAAATGAGAATAAAGTTCTCAGAAATCACTCCTTCCTCCAACCTGTCTATGCAATACTGGAGCTATAAACTGATGGGGTCACATGGGACAGCAGGCTGAGTGACATTATTATCATGTAACAAATCATTTGGTGCTGTACTCTTGGAAAACGCCTCCATGCACAAGGCAAAGAGGGGCTTCTACTAAACCCCACCACAACTGCACATCCTGAGATGGAGCAACATTTTCATAACTGATTCAGATGCCTGTGAGTGTTAGCATGACCCAAGAGGTATTATGTTTGAGCTTGTATTGAAAATAAACCTGTTATGTTTTTGCACTCTGTTTCATTGACCAAATAATATGAATTCTCTTCCTAAAGCTGCTGTATTTTCCATGCAAAAGAGGTGGGTTATTCCTACATTCCCTCCTTAGTGACTGGGTGGCAGGAATTACTcacagggctgcccaccctaCATTACTCCTTTGACCCCAGCATCCAGGGTTGAGTTTCCATTTGAGCAGGTTAAGTACCTGCAGCCAGATTCCAGGATCAGCACTCTCTGTGAGGATGCAGGCTGCTGCAGACTGGAGCTGCAAGCATAAACACCACATGTAGGCTAACAGGGCTTACTCCAGGGTAAGCTGGGAGCACAGCAAATCTTCAGAGTCTTTTTGTACTTGGTGACAAGAGGCTCCATATGCAACATAAAAGTAGATTTTTAAGTCCTCCCCTAAACAGCTCAGTGTCTTTGCCCTCAAAaactggtggcagcagctcctccctgcaggaACGCTCACAAGCCGTGGAGCCCAGCAGGCTCCCACTCCCTGGGCATCAGCACAGACTGAGCAGCACAGATGCAAGGCAGATCTTTTGTTTGCCTAAGGACCTTGAAGGCTAAAGCAAGTATTGTCTGTCAGCACAGACAGTCCTGGTTTATTTTGGTGCCTGGCAGAAGGGTTCTTTTTTCTCAGATCCCACTTTTCAGATCAAGGAGGATACACTGCAGTAGCTTTCATTTCACAGGTCAAGCTGATCCAGTAAAGTACGTCACTTCTTACAATGGCAGGATAAGGAAGCATCCCAGAGAGTTTAGTGACTAAAGAAAACAACTTCTTCCACCAAACAGGGTCAAGGATACCAAAGTTCATGGAACCACACATTTGATGTTCACAAACAGGCACAAGCACACAAACAGACACTTTGGTAAAGCCTCTCTGCAGATGACACCGCTATGAATGCGGTCCCTGCTCCTTGTCTCAAAGACTCATTCCAC includes these proteins:
- the KY gene encoding kyphoscoliosis peptidase isoform X1: MGTMDFKTDASAVTINLLLIVRPEEAASKEKGQREGQTESGRGAGSKGDGNGNSRSQAPQGTGLNGRRGPADPCEQTPPITAGPDQGTQVTVEIHHEDTTPPLIKRLSLGKGSQRLRGHDNKGFQKTEAPRPPGAKDLHAYPWDKSSLKSMPVDLQQLEKLDAYALKVNVTNSVEELVKALLKQARTDLEKVRAIWMWICHHIEYDVVGYHNKSQLSSKPRDVLQMGKSICEGYAELFEHMCSLAGIQCKKLSGHAKGHGYKTGQTFTGDSDHAWNAVYLEGRWHLLDSTWGSGSVDDSFTKFTYRYNEFYFLTHPALFINNHFPDNSNWQLLKPTLTLKEFENNMLHNSNFYTLGLLAARPDTPIIRTVNGKASVSVDCRSGTLFMFKLKGTDEHGLMTLKKHGMELDIYPQKTGSHKLEIFAKPSKAEAADDVYKCVLEYVVECESVDKAMRFPKELHQPVGPSWFSERQGFLRPSHSQPILHTNDGRCSLTFTLSKDISVLTSLHADGSSSLSEDMGRRHVLQIHRRNQIELKVHLPHAGNFVLKIYSKKKSDPGNYDYIFNYLIRCLNTEVKWPAFPQSFSKWLQDYEILEPLSGLLPANRNVQFKLKMHGIAKVLVQAENMYPLTQNKGCWEGTCNTSGCKEVFVMVHENANHNYYSQVLKYEVETQ
- the KY gene encoding kyphoscoliosis peptidase isoform X2, which codes for MGTMDFKTDASAVTINLLLIVRPEEAASKEKGQREGQTESGRGAGSKGDGNGNSRSQAPQGTGLNGTQVTVEIHHEDTTPPLIKRLSLGKGSQRLRGHDNKGFQKTEAPRPPGAKDLHAYPWDKSSLKSMPVDLQQLEKLDAYALKVNVTNSVEELVKALLKQARTDLEKVRAIWMWICHHIEYDVVGYHNKSQLSSKPRDVLQMGKSICEGYAELFEHMCSLAGIQCKKLSGHAKGHGYKTGQTFTGDSDHAWNAVYLEGRWHLLDSTWGSGSVDDSFTKFTYRYNEFYFLTHPALFINNHFPDNSNWQLLKPTLTLKEFENNMLHNSNFYTLGLLAARPDTPIIRTVNGKASVSVDCRSGTLFMFKLKGTDEHGLMTLKKHGMELDIYPQKTGSHKLEIFAKPSKAEAADDVYKCVLEYVVECESVDKAMRFPKELHQPVGPSWFSERQGFLRPSHSQPILHTNDGRCSLTFTLSKDISVLTSLHADGSSSLSEDMGRRHVLQIHRRNQIELKVHLPHAGNFVLKIYSKKKSDPGNYDYIFNYLIRCLNTEVKWPAFPQSFSKWLQDYEILEPLSGLLPANRNVQFKLKMHGIAKVLVQAENMYPLTQNKGCWEGTCNTSGCKEVFVMVHENANHNYYSQVLKYEVETQ